A part of Phoenix dactylifera cultivar Barhee BC4 chromosome 2, palm_55x_up_171113_PBpolish2nd_filt_p, whole genome shotgun sequence genomic DNA contains:
- the LOC103711790 gene encoding uncharacterized protein LOC103711790 isoform X1: MRKLAERPLKELYDRTGRISEPEITPVLQGSCRIQGPVDESDHEFQRLNSIYLQSFSCRRELCLELIEIPNTNHHTQDFLQSEKSYMFINDSLQMRAESGTCNVCSAPCSSCMHRNMSAMMSKVECGFSDNIYERKETDSCSFIGVDGLPPTKSRACDNQQHAASETSNLLSTSSSHDSYSENAESKATLRASAMYDASEDVDIPPKVSLGGAAGEDQPLRKATGTSHGLNPSCCHSASDSHLGIFLHRDEEQHGAECHGDNMSCITGVRDANPPACYRNVDLDKKDTSCSSASTYDLLAKENEMEVQVDACPGSHHHEIEASESKSRELNTCPLESSRKKSSGGNSVNAVFSPKSDLVEFPPTKKELSTKTPSSHSHFQSAYVDRSPDSKDLGGYLTSQHRGEPSECSMNDVKSSPGGPLVSMSIDGRNSAALPSYEDSKPSQIRGDSSSRVLKNHDSCLETEAVMDGENPSDEATKCRNTCEQFGKNGTILEASNVQEPDMQPRLITKGENSESDSGLDDVKVCDICGDAGVEELLATCSRCSDGAEHTYCMRIKLDKIPEGEWLCEECQLKEDAENQKVDKSDSFSGTSKVDILKENSQNFGSNLIPKILPKLDIEAIDTEVRGSTKGMQSPQKSGKSHADSPEVTSMNSKMIPEIGGGSIGIASPRKNAVMSRESSFKSLDMGKVKPTNLVPSSKGQSANSSQAISRSHTSSSKPSKVQPQLHSTRGPLSKQLSFDNSYMKPKVKQLINNLPQKQKITREAVSSNGRKDEVVKTMMKSASFKSVSSGLSNIESLNRTQSFKSPQADEPRGWKLVKERNMRERKNSFVLDRPAGTSAAKMDLKISQHSGNLSNKSEQDILSIKKGLENPKDLGRTEVKKQTSSTSKRYELCNSEDRRPCQVVPREGSCANPTAVDRSRGDADLVLQRSMSQVQESSPQEDQIKDSTHSSSSRQAASSDSRVLRCHKCNETGHATQFCPIDKLRISALKPSADRSLRESSHKSNKWKDAIEAAKTRTQKRNKLSDQSVCSTPSTEVSCEVASKDIQSNSSGLKSLPLEGTSDGQADLRSFDADFGIREPVIDMQQAKHPVEASCLPKASDSNAILTNSDGSNANPSTRILLDQSSLLANPFRASGIPEHEYIWQGGFEVLRTGGLHEFFDGIQAHLSTSASPNMLEVVSQFPCKLQLDEAPYLRLWPLQFQGISPKEDNIAIFFFAKDIESYERTYGKLLENMLKNDLALRGNINEVEILIFPSNKLPENCQRWNMLFFLWGVFRGRTECSKILPDLQKQTCQFKLSTDPLVQEISSPLFEASTSQKINSHESSVKELSRNISHESSDNELSRNNKSANMEAVKSNIWVDFQPISSSGIKDKICNMHESSFVQNTSCQLASGSIPLSCSSDMRGQLCSVLGTCPEPDLPMSTKDFCPALKGEAMYLEKSGSDIDGRTPVHIHATSIENMNSALPSQAISSYFGQDGEGRGNGEKMREKEGSIKLEACIDNELQEHLMEIDHLGWESRPSRKRAHSSSMQTVTRASGEPSKSTDEIMLWSERANFISLEDEKEYKKMRSRSEIHANSSSRDENTTNNLSSQIHTLLSSYVDEQQNIHGFCSGTGMTENPRCAEKFFFPADSGPVRNVVSENFIHVLSSDDEDVPESSSPDLELALGGKKKSSEKEVLSLLFPLADRKSSQEKLPGPAMDGEDDMSASLSLSLAFPGTEKKQKDKPILRTEQLLPERPRVNTSLLLFGRFTDT; the protein is encoded by the exons ATAACACCAGTCCTGCAAGGGAGTTGTCGCATCCAAGGACCTGTTGATGAGTCAGACCATGAATTTCAAAGGCTGAACTCG ATTTACTTACAGTCCTTTTCATGTAGAAGAGAACTTTGCTTGGAACTTATTGAAATTCCAAACACGAATCATCATACACAG GATTTTTTACAATCTGAAAAAAGCTATATGTTTATAAACGATAGTCTTCAGATGAGGGCAGAATCTGGGACATGCAATGTGTGCTCTGCTCCTTGCTCCTCTTGTATGCATCGTAATATGTCAGCCATGATGTCAAAAGTTGAATGTGGGTTTTCTGACAATATCTATGAGAGAAAAGAAACTGATAGTTGTTCATTCATTGGTGTTGATGGGTTGCCTCCCACTAAGAGCAGAGCATGTGATAACCAGCAACATGCAGCTAGTGAAACAAGCAATTTATtgagcacaagctcgagtcatgATTCATATTCTGAAAATGCTGAAAGTAAAGCAACTCTGAGGGCTTCTGCTATGTATGATGCATCTGAAGATGTAGACATACCTCCAAAAGTGTCTTTAGGAGGTGCAGCAGGAGAAGATCAGCCTCTTCGAAAGGCTACTGGTACTAGTCATGGGCTAAATCCCTCATGCTGTCACTCTGCATCTGATTCGCACCTTGGGATATTCTTACATCGAGATGAAGAGCAGCACGGAGCAGAATGCCATGGGGATAATATGTCATGTATCACTGGAGTCAGAGATGCCAATCCCCCAGCCTGTTATCGTAATGTTGACCTGGACAAGAAAGATACATCATGTAGTTCTGCATCAACCTATGATTTACttgctaaagaaaatgaaatggAGGTACAGGTGGATGCCTGTCCTGGATCTCATCATCATGAAATAGAAGCAAGTGAAAGTAAATCAAgagaactaaacacatgccctcTGGAATCTTCGAGGAAGAAGAGCTCTGGCGGTAACTCTGTAAATGCTGTCTTTTCTCCCAAATCTGACCTTGTAGAGTTCCCTCCCACAAAAAAAGAATTGTCTACCAAAACACCGTCTTCACATTCCCATTTTCAAAGTGCATACGTTGACCGTAGTCCTGATTCTAAGGATTTGGGAGGATATCTAACTTCTCAACATCGAGGAGAGCCTTCTGAATGCTCGATGAATGATGTCAAATCTTCACCTGGAGGACCATTGGTTTCCATGAGTATTGATGGGCGCAATTCTGCTGCACTCCCAAGTTATGAAGACAGTAAACCAAGTCAAATCAGAGGTGACTCCTCTTCAAGGGTTTTAAAGAACCATGATTCATGCCTTGAAACTGAAGCTGTCATGGATGGTGAGAACCCATCAGATGAAGCTACTAAATGCAGGAACACTtgtgagcaatttggaaagaaCGGTACCATATTGGAGGCATCCAATGTACAAGAGCCTGACATGCAACCGCGCCTGATCACTAAGGGGGAAAATTCTGAATCAGACAGTGGATTAGATGAT GTAAAGGTATGTGATATATGCGGAGATGCGGGCGTGGAAGAACTTCTAGCTACATGTAGTAGATGCAGTGACGGTGCAGAGCACAC TTATTGCATGCGAATTAAGTTGGACAAAATTCCGGAAGGTGAATGGTTATGTGAAGAATGCCAACTCAAGGAGGATGCTGAAAACCAAAAAGTGGATAAATCTGATTCATTTTCTGGAACATCAAAAGTAGATATCTTGAAAGAAAACAGTCAGAATTTTGGGAGCAATTTGATCCCTAAGATTTTACCTAAGTTGGATATTGAAGCTATTGATACAGAAGTGAGAGGGTCTACTAAAGGAATGCAAAGTCCACAAAAATCAGGCAAGAGCCATGCAGACAGTCCGGAGGTTACTTCAATGAACAGCAAAATGATTCCTGAAATAGGTGGTGGGTCCATAGGAATAGCCAGTCCAAGGAAAAATGCTGTCATGTCTCGAGAAAGTTCATTTAAGAGCCTGGATATGGGAAAGGTAAAGCCAACCAACCTGGTTCCATCTTCCAAAGGTCAGTCGGCAAATAGTTCCCAGGCCATCTCCCGCTCACATACCTCAAGCTCTAAGCCATCAAAGGTTCAACCGCAACTTCATTCAACTCGAG GGCCACTTTCAAAGCAGCTTTCATTTGACAACTCATACATGAAGCCAAAGGTCAAACAGTTGATCAACAATTTGCCTCAGAAGCAAAAAATTACGAGAGAAGCTGTTTCTAGCAATGGTAGGAAGGATGAAGTAGTCAAAACAATGATGAAGTCTGCATCATTCAAAAGTGTAAGTTCAGGCCTCTCCAATATTGAATCGTTAAATAGAACCCAATCATTTAAATCACCTCAAGCTGATGAACCTAGAGGCTGGAAACTGGTGAAAGAAAGGAATATGAGGGAAAGGAAGAATTCTTTTGTTCTTGATCGCCCTGCTGGCACATCTGCTGCAAAGATGGATCTGAAGATTTCACAGCATAGTGGAAATTTAAGTAATAAATCTGAACAAGACATACTCAGCATCAAAAAGGGACTAGAAAATCCCAAGGATTTAG GACGTACTGAGGTGAAGAAGCAGACATCAAGTACTTCTAAAAGATATGAATTGTGCAATTCTGAGGATCGAAGGCCATGCCAAGTTGTCCCTAGGGAAGGTTCTTGTGCAAATCCCACTGCTGTTGATAGATCACGTGGTGATGCTGACTTGGTACTGCAGCGCAGTATGTCTCAGGTCCAAGAATCCTCCCCtcaagaagatcaaatcaaggaTTCTACCCATTCTAGCAGTTCAAGGCAGGCTGCTTCAAGTGACAGTCGAGTATTACGTTGTCATAAATGTAATGAAACAGGTCATGCAACTCAGTTTTGCCCGATTGACAAACTTCGCATATCTGCTCTTAAACCTTCTGCTGATAGAAGTTTAAGGGAAAGCAGTCATAAAAGCAATAAATGGAAAGATGCAATTGAAGCAGCAAAAACTAGGACACAGAAGAGAAATAAATTGTCAGACCAGTCTGTGTGTTCAACGCCGAGTACTGAAGTGAGTTGTGAAGTAGCTTCCAAAGATATCCAGTCAAACTCAAGTGGTCTGAAGAGCTTGCCTCTGGAAGGGACATCTGATGGGCAAGCTGATTTGAGAAGCTTTGATGCTGATTTTGGCATAAGAGAACCTGTGATTGACATGCAGCAAGCCAAACACCCTGTTGAAGCCTCATGTCTTCCTAAAGCAAGTGATTCCAATGCCATTCTTACCAATTCTGATGGTTCAAATGCGAATCCTTCAACTAGAATTTTGCTTGATCAATCTTCTCTACTTGCAAACCCGTTTAGAGCTTCAGGAATCCCAGAACATGAATATATATGGCA AGGTGGTTTTGAGGTGCTTAGAACTGGAGGACTTCATGAGTTTTTTGATGGGATTCAAGCTCACTTGTCAACTTCTGCATCACCTAACATGCTTGAAGTGGTCAGCCAGTTTCCTTGCAAACTGCAACTAGACGAAGCTCCTTACCTTAGGTTGTGGCCATTGCAATTTCAGGGAATCAGTCCTAAGGAAGATAATATTgccatttttttctttgctaAAGATATCGAGAG TTATGAAAGGACTTACGGGAAGCTGTTGGAAAATATGCTTAAAAATGATTTAGCCCTTAGAGGGAATATCAATGAGGTTGAGATTCTTATTTTCCCATCAAATAAACTACCAGAAAACTGCCAAC GTTGGAATATGTTATTCTTTCTCTGGGGTGTCTTCAGAGGAAGGACAGAGTGCTCAAAAATCCTGCCTGATTTACAGAAGCAGACTTGTCAGTTCAAGTTAAGCACAGATCccttggttcaagaaatttcttCCCCTCTCTTTGAAGCTTCTACCTCTCAGAAAATAAATTCCCATGAGAGTTCAGTCAAGGAATTATCTAGGAATATTTCCCATGAGAGTTCAGATAACGAATTATCTAGGAATAATAAATCAGCCAACATGGAAGCAGTGAAATCCAATATTTGGGTGGATTTTCAgcctatttcttcttctggtATCAAGGATAAGATCTGCAACATGCATGAGTCTTCTTTTGTTCAAAATACTTCGTGTCAGCTGGCTTCAGGTTCGATTCCTCTAAGCTGCTCGTCGGATATGCGAGGCCAGCTGTGCAGCGTGCTTGGTACTTGTCCAGAGCCTGACCTTCCGATGAGTACCAAGGACTTCTGCCCTGCATTGAAAGGCGAGGCCATGTATCTG GAGAAATCTGGTAGTGATATTGATGGCAGAACCCCAGTCCACATTCATGCAACTAGCATAGAAAATATGAACAGTGCATTGCCTTCACAAGCAATATCTTCATATTTTGGACAAG ATGGTGAAGGCAGAGGAAATGGTGAAAAGATGAGGGAGAAAGAAGGATCAATCAAACTTGAAGCTTGTATAGATAATGAGCTGCAGGAACATCTGATGGAGATCGACCACCTCGGCTGGGAGTCAAGGCCTAGCCGGAAACGTGCACACTCATCTTCCATGCAGACGGTTACGCGTGCTTCTGGTGAACCCTCAAAGAGCACTGATGAAATAATGCTTTGGAGTGAGAGAGCAAACTTCATTTCTCTTGAAGATGAAAAAGAATACAAGAAGATGAGGAGTCGCAGCGAGATACATGCTAATAGTAGTTCTAGGGATGAAAATACAACTAATAATTTATCATCTCAGATACATACTTTGCTATCTAGCTATGTTGATGAGCAGCAAAACATTCATGGTTTCTGCAGTGGAACAGGGATGACTGAGAACCCAAGGTGCGCTGAAAAGTTTTTCTTTCCAGCGGATTCGGGTCCTGTCAGAAATGTTGTATCAGAGAACTTCATACATGTTCTTTCTTCAGATGACGAAGACGTGCCAGAGTCCAGTAGTCCAGATCTTGAACTAGCACTTGGGGGCAAGAAGAAATCATCCGAAAAGGAAGTCTTGTCATTGCTTTTCCCTTTGGCTGACAGAAAAAGCAGCCAAGAAAAACTCCCTGGTCCTGCAATGGATGGTGAAGATGATATGTCAGCATCACTCTCTCTATCCCTTGCCTTTCCTGGCACAGAGAAGAAACAAAAAGACAAACCCATTTTAAGAACGGAGCAGCTTTTGCCGGAGAGGCCTCGCGTTAATACTTCTTTGCTTCTATTTGGCAGGTTTACTGACACTTGA
- the LOC103711790 gene encoding uncharacterized protein LOC103711790 isoform X11, giving the protein MYDASEDVDIPPKVSLGGAAGEDQPLRKATGTSHGLNPSCCHSASDSHLGIFLHRDEEQHGAECHGDNMSCITGVRDANPPACYRNVDLDKKDTSCSSASTYDLLAKENEMEVQVDACPGSHHHEIEASESKSRELNTCPLESSRKKSSGGNSVNAVFSPKSDLVEFPPTKKELSTKTPSSHSHFQSAYVDRSPDSKDLGGYLTSQHRGEPSECSMNDVKSSPGGPLVSMSIDGRNSAALPSYEDSKPSQIRGDSSSRVLKNHDSCLETEAVMDGENPSDEATKCRNTCEQFGKNGTILEASNVQEPDMQPRLITKGENSESDSGLDDVKVCDICGDAGVEELLATCSRCSDGAEHTYCMRIKLDKIPEGEWLCEECQLKEDAENQKVDKSDSFSGTSKVDILKENSQNFGSNLIPKILPKLDIEAIDTEVRGSTKGMQSPQKSGKSHADSPEVTSMNSKMIPEIGGGSIGIASPRKNAVMSRESSFKSLDMGKVKPTNLVPSSKGQSANSSQAISRSHTSSSKPSKVQPQLHSTRGPLSKQLSFDNSYMKPKVKQLINNLPQKQKITREAVSSNGRKDEVVKTMMKSASFKSVSSGLSNIESLNRTQSFKSPQADEPRGWKLVKERNMRERKNSFVLDRPAGTSAAKMDLKISQHSGNLSNKSEQDILSIKKGLENPKDLGRTEVKKQTSSTSKRYELCNSEDRRPCQVVPREGSCANPTAVDRSRGDADLVLQRSMSQVQESSPQEDQIKDSTHSSSSRQAASSDSRVLRCHKCNETGHATQFCPIDKLRISALKPSADRSLRESSHKSNKWKDAIEAAKTRTQKRNKLSDQSVCSTPSTEVSCEVASKDIQSNSSGLKSLPLEGTSDGQADLRSFDADFGIREPVIDMQQAKHPVEASCLPKASDSNAILTNSDGSNANPSTRILLDQSSLLANPFRASGIPEHEYIWQGGFEVLRTGGLHEFFDGIQAHLSTSASPNMLEVVSQFPCKLQLDEAPYLRLWPLQFQGISPKEDNIAIFFFAKDIESYERTYGKLLENMLKNDLALRGNINEVEILIFPSNKLPENCQRWNMLFFLWGVFRGRTECSKILPDLQKQTCQFKLSTDPLVQEISSPLFEASTSQKINSHESSVKELSRNISHESSDNELSRNNKSANMEAVKSNIWVDFQPISSSGIKDKICNMHESSFVQNTSCQLASGSIPLSCSSDMRGQLCSVLGTCPEPDLPMSTKDFCPALKGEAMYLEKSGSDIDGRTPVHIHATSIENMNSALPSQAISSYFGQDGEGRGNGEKMREKEGSIKLEACIDNELQEHLMEIDHLGWESRPSRKRAHSSSMQTVTRASGEPSKSTDEIMLWSERANFISLEDEKEYKKMRSRSEIHANSSSRDENTTNNLSSQIHTLLSSYVDEQQNIHGFCSGTGMTENPRCAEKFFFPADSGPVRNVVSENFIHVLSSDDEDVPESSSPDLELALGGKKKSSEKEVLSLLFPLADRKSSQEKLPGPAMDGEDDMSASLSLSLAFPGTEKKQKDKPILRTEQLLPERPRVNTSLLLFGRFTDT; this is encoded by the exons ATGTATGATGCATCTGAAGATGTAGACATACCTCCAAAAGTGTCTTTAGGAGGTGCAGCAGGAGAAGATCAGCCTCTTCGAAAGGCTACTGGTACTAGTCATGGGCTAAATCCCTCATGCTGTCACTCTGCATCTGATTCGCACCTTGGGATATTCTTACATCGAGATGAAGAGCAGCACGGAGCAGAATGCCATGGGGATAATATGTCATGTATCACTGGAGTCAGAGATGCCAATCCCCCAGCCTGTTATCGTAATGTTGACCTGGACAAGAAAGATACATCATGTAGTTCTGCATCAACCTATGATTTACttgctaaagaaaatgaaatggAGGTACAGGTGGATGCCTGTCCTGGATCTCATCATCATGAAATAGAAGCAAGTGAAAGTAAATCAAgagaactaaacacatgccctcTGGAATCTTCGAGGAAGAAGAGCTCTGGCGGTAACTCTGTAAATGCTGTCTTTTCTCCCAAATCTGACCTTGTAGAGTTCCCTCCCACAAAAAAAGAATTGTCTACCAAAACACCGTCTTCACATTCCCATTTTCAAAGTGCATACGTTGACCGTAGTCCTGATTCTAAGGATTTGGGAGGATATCTAACTTCTCAACATCGAGGAGAGCCTTCTGAATGCTCGATGAATGATGTCAAATCTTCACCTGGAGGACCATTGGTTTCCATGAGTATTGATGGGCGCAATTCTGCTGCACTCCCAAGTTATGAAGACAGTAAACCAAGTCAAATCAGAGGTGACTCCTCTTCAAGGGTTTTAAAGAACCATGATTCATGCCTTGAAACTGAAGCTGTCATGGATGGTGAGAACCCATCAGATGAAGCTACTAAATGCAGGAACACTtgtgagcaatttggaaagaaCGGTACCATATTGGAGGCATCCAATGTACAAGAGCCTGACATGCAACCGCGCCTGATCACTAAGGGGGAAAATTCTGAATCAGACAGTGGATTAGATGAT GTAAAGGTATGTGATATATGCGGAGATGCGGGCGTGGAAGAACTTCTAGCTACATGTAGTAGATGCAGTGACGGTGCAGAGCACAC TTATTGCATGCGAATTAAGTTGGACAAAATTCCGGAAGGTGAATGGTTATGTGAAGAATGCCAACTCAAGGAGGATGCTGAAAACCAAAAAGTGGATAAATCTGATTCATTTTCTGGAACATCAAAAGTAGATATCTTGAAAGAAAACAGTCAGAATTTTGGGAGCAATTTGATCCCTAAGATTTTACCTAAGTTGGATATTGAAGCTATTGATACAGAAGTGAGAGGGTCTACTAAAGGAATGCAAAGTCCACAAAAATCAGGCAAGAGCCATGCAGACAGTCCGGAGGTTACTTCAATGAACAGCAAAATGATTCCTGAAATAGGTGGTGGGTCCATAGGAATAGCCAGTCCAAGGAAAAATGCTGTCATGTCTCGAGAAAGTTCATTTAAGAGCCTGGATATGGGAAAGGTAAAGCCAACCAACCTGGTTCCATCTTCCAAAGGTCAGTCGGCAAATAGTTCCCAGGCCATCTCCCGCTCACATACCTCAAGCTCTAAGCCATCAAAGGTTCAACCGCAACTTCATTCAACTCGAG GGCCACTTTCAAAGCAGCTTTCATTTGACAACTCATACATGAAGCCAAAGGTCAAACAGTTGATCAACAATTTGCCTCAGAAGCAAAAAATTACGAGAGAAGCTGTTTCTAGCAATGGTAGGAAGGATGAAGTAGTCAAAACAATGATGAAGTCTGCATCATTCAAAAGTGTAAGTTCAGGCCTCTCCAATATTGAATCGTTAAATAGAACCCAATCATTTAAATCACCTCAAGCTGATGAACCTAGAGGCTGGAAACTGGTGAAAGAAAGGAATATGAGGGAAAGGAAGAATTCTTTTGTTCTTGATCGCCCTGCTGGCACATCTGCTGCAAAGATGGATCTGAAGATTTCACAGCATAGTGGAAATTTAAGTAATAAATCTGAACAAGACATACTCAGCATCAAAAAGGGACTAGAAAATCCCAAGGATTTAG GACGTACTGAGGTGAAGAAGCAGACATCAAGTACTTCTAAAAGATATGAATTGTGCAATTCTGAGGATCGAAGGCCATGCCAAGTTGTCCCTAGGGAAGGTTCTTGTGCAAATCCCACTGCTGTTGATAGATCACGTGGTGATGCTGACTTGGTACTGCAGCGCAGTATGTCTCAGGTCCAAGAATCCTCCCCtcaagaagatcaaatcaaggaTTCTACCCATTCTAGCAGTTCAAGGCAGGCTGCTTCAAGTGACAGTCGAGTATTACGTTGTCATAAATGTAATGAAACAGGTCATGCAACTCAGTTTTGCCCGATTGACAAACTTCGCATATCTGCTCTTAAACCTTCTGCTGATAGAAGTTTAAGGGAAAGCAGTCATAAAAGCAATAAATGGAAAGATGCAATTGAAGCAGCAAAAACTAGGACACAGAAGAGAAATAAATTGTCAGACCAGTCTGTGTGTTCAACGCCGAGTACTGAAGTGAGTTGTGAAGTAGCTTCCAAAGATATCCAGTCAAACTCAAGTGGTCTGAAGAGCTTGCCTCTGGAAGGGACATCTGATGGGCAAGCTGATTTGAGAAGCTTTGATGCTGATTTTGGCATAAGAGAACCTGTGATTGACATGCAGCAAGCCAAACACCCTGTTGAAGCCTCATGTCTTCCTAAAGCAAGTGATTCCAATGCCATTCTTACCAATTCTGATGGTTCAAATGCGAATCCTTCAACTAGAATTTTGCTTGATCAATCTTCTCTACTTGCAAACCCGTTTAGAGCTTCAGGAATCCCAGAACATGAATATATATGGCA AGGTGGTTTTGAGGTGCTTAGAACTGGAGGACTTCATGAGTTTTTTGATGGGATTCAAGCTCACTTGTCAACTTCTGCATCACCTAACATGCTTGAAGTGGTCAGCCAGTTTCCTTGCAAACTGCAACTAGACGAAGCTCCTTACCTTAGGTTGTGGCCATTGCAATTTCAGGGAATCAGTCCTAAGGAAGATAATATTgccatttttttctttgctaAAGATATCGAGAG TTATGAAAGGACTTACGGGAAGCTGTTGGAAAATATGCTTAAAAATGATTTAGCCCTTAGAGGGAATATCAATGAGGTTGAGATTCTTATTTTCCCATCAAATAAACTACCAGAAAACTGCCAAC GTTGGAATATGTTATTCTTTCTCTGGGGTGTCTTCAGAGGAAGGACAGAGTGCTCAAAAATCCTGCCTGATTTACAGAAGCAGACTTGTCAGTTCAAGTTAAGCACAGATCccttggttcaagaaatttcttCCCCTCTCTTTGAAGCTTCTACCTCTCAGAAAATAAATTCCCATGAGAGTTCAGTCAAGGAATTATCTAGGAATATTTCCCATGAGAGTTCAGATAACGAATTATCTAGGAATAATAAATCAGCCAACATGGAAGCAGTGAAATCCAATATTTGGGTGGATTTTCAgcctatttcttcttctggtATCAAGGATAAGATCTGCAACATGCATGAGTCTTCTTTTGTTCAAAATACTTCGTGTCAGCTGGCTTCAGGTTCGATTCCTCTAAGCTGCTCGTCGGATATGCGAGGCCAGCTGTGCAGCGTGCTTGGTACTTGTCCAGAGCCTGACCTTCCGATGAGTACCAAGGACTTCTGCCCTGCATTGAAAGGCGAGGCCATGTATCTG GAGAAATCTGGTAGTGATATTGATGGCAGAACCCCAGTCCACATTCATGCAACTAGCATAGAAAATATGAACAGTGCATTGCCTTCACAAGCAATATCTTCATATTTTGGACAAG ATGGTGAAGGCAGAGGAAATGGTGAAAAGATGAGGGAGAAAGAAGGATCAATCAAACTTGAAGCTTGTATAGATAATGAGCTGCAGGAACATCTGATGGAGATCGACCACCTCGGCTGGGAGTCAAGGCCTAGCCGGAAACGTGCACACTCATCTTCCATGCAGACGGTTACGCGTGCTTCTGGTGAACCCTCAAAGAGCACTGATGAAATAATGCTTTGGAGTGAGAGAGCAAACTTCATTTCTCTTGAAGATGAAAAAGAATACAAGAAGATGAGGAGTCGCAGCGAGATACATGCTAATAGTAGTTCTAGGGATGAAAATACAACTAATAATTTATCATCTCAGATACATACTTTGCTATCTAGCTATGTTGATGAGCAGCAAAACATTCATGGTTTCTGCAGTGGAACAGGGATGACTGAGAACCCAAGGTGCGCTGAAAAGTTTTTCTTTCCAGCGGATTCGGGTCCTGTCAGAAATGTTGTATCAGAGAACTTCATACATGTTCTTTCTTCAGATGACGAAGACGTGCCAGAGTCCAGTAGTCCAGATCTTGAACTAGCACTTGGGGGCAAGAAGAAATCATCCGAAAAGGAAGTCTTGTCATTGCTTTTCCCTTTGGCTGACAGAAAAAGCAGCCAAGAAAAACTCCCTGGTCCTGCAATGGATGGTGAAGATGATATGTCAGCATCACTCTCTCTATCCCTTGCCTTTCCTGGCACAGAGAAGAAACAAAAAGACAAACCCATTTTAAGAACGGAGCAGCTTTTGCCGGAGAGGCCTCGCGTTAATACTTCTTTGCTTCTATTTGGCAGGTTTACTGACACTTGA